In Notamacropus eugenii isolate mMacEug1 chromosome 1, mMacEug1.pri_v2, whole genome shotgun sequence, one genomic interval encodes:
- the RAB11FIP1 gene encoding rab11 family-interacting protein 1 isoform X1 gives MSLSAGGRGLGAAWSPTHVQVTVLQARGLRAKGPGGTSDAYALIQVGKEKYATSVSERSLGAPVWREEATFELPPLGLPAGPGNAATLQLTVLHRALLGLDKFLGRAEVDLRELHRDQGRRKTQWYTLKSKPGKKEKERGEIEVDIQFMRNNMTASMFDLSVKDKSRNPFGKLRDKIKGKRHEEPSDTASAIVPSTMHGIDSDDDSPTKDRKKKSKIKTLFSKSGLQKTPLSQSMSVLPTAKPERLTLHPGDFQSQWEDDMENESSPPSNSMSHRRTASADIKQLSHLNLTLPKKEGLSFFGGLRSKNDQLSRSNVCINGNHIYLEQPEPKHEAVTKDSTPSSSPSPQGFRKKHLFSSTENLSSRPSKELGEAGRMSPDWQLSGSLPKDSLKSLTLPSYRPVVSGDVNMIPVSMETEKESKENKKQENKKSLLSLVTGKKDALKNSEAESSTPSILVKEKEIIPKEATVKEKEAGLVEIPVKDLHEKPEEDLSASVSRQSKSLSPTEEVPRMQSGAEPEPELKPEPELKPEPELKPEPKPEPKPEPKPRPPALSARGPQTKAVKPRLGVSPEAQSKTKLPPSLCDSSLFFSATTSGSSLDSLPSKMGQDTETESPKSLSVLSSFSPPTIDPVSTSTPIENWPFSQGSQVSSEGPSFLLAVKSQKEGSIQVSNASFGSPESLDKHSPLPEGNIVSVEETGEIDVGKSKGNRESSRHSLDILEDKNDKHVTKEQKEKIPTFPQISQPEYLCPSKETQQNSTLSQDRSGSGKRLMKGSKEFTSSCGSSLEDQISDNGMVSADERAELPHKMEDLATTFDSKVGKSNLTGLHDREGCKKIKKRVSFSEELFLEEEVEKEKNKPLELKSKGIVEDTLSDREPEEIKKKKMATEPNSLSSPLNSGSRTIFGLSHDEPASVPDIFLSSVPLVSSILMPESHGKHSSEDLVMESSSEKSTPSFRIERYENYSENYQSKASDHEGLLSDPLRSLDSVSDLRSPVMGDLNLTLPSIPEVTSDDETIEQLEDVRMTPNTKNYLEKETPFFGSSATSSEEENLSLSVGQNPDAGVSSLFQEEENALQVEKQEDFVNSSILSSKKTTALGVCELHHREGLGLDKDIPVLESLEKQEWREEDNHTEESSSQRSSSQGSPISGHSLSENFNATHSFPGSLHSDTYHTNRAESPQKTSAESLAAKVENSDTRKQLLRAWVSPSEPHPFPAQPTGGTTVSAKHRTHPVKPMNTTATKTPPTSLGTATIISENLLNEAIVKKYKPSDPEFAYTQLTHDELIQLVLKQKETINKKEFQVRELEDYIDNLLVRVMEETPNILRSPAQLKNKAGQM, from the exons ATGTCCCTGTCGGCTGGCGGCCGGGGCCTGGGGGCCGCGTGGTCCCCGACGCACGTGCAGGTGACGGTGCTCCAGGCCCGGGGGCTGCGGGCCAAGGGCCCCGGCGGCACGAGCGACGCGTACGCGCTGATCCAGGTGGGCAAGGAGAAGTACGCGACCTCGGTGTCGGAGCGCAGCCTGGGCGCGCCGGTGTGGCGGGAGGAGGCCACCTTCGAGCTGCCGCCGCTGGGGCTGCCCGCCGGGCCCGGCAACGCCGCCACCTTGCAGCTCACCGTGCTGCACCGCGCCCTGCTCGGCCTCGACAAGTTCCTCGGCCGGGCCGAAGTGGACCTCCGCGAGCTGCACCGCGACCAGGGCCGACGGAAAACCCA gtGGTATACTCTAAAGTCAAAaccagggaagaaagagaaagagcgAGGGGAGATTGAAGTGGACATCCAGTTTATGAGAAACAACATGACTGCCAGCATGTTTGACCTGTCCGTGAAGGATAAGTCCCGGAATCCATTTGGGAAACTGAGAGACAAAATCAAAGGGAAGCGGCACGAGGAGCCTTCTGACACTGCCTCAGCCATCGTCCCCAGCACGATGCATGGAATAGACAGTGATGATGACTCTCCTACAAAagacaggaagaagaaatcaaagatcaaaacGTTGTTTTCTAAGTCTGGTTTGCAGAAAACACCACTTTCCCAGTCCATGTCTGTCCTCCCTACAGCTAAGCCTGAGAGATTGACACTCCACCCAGGAGACTTCCAGTCCCAATGGGAAGATGATATGGAGAATGAATCTTCTCCGCCCTCCAACA GCATGTCTCACAGGAGAACAGCAAGTGCAGATATCAAGCAGTTAAGTCACCTAAACTTGACCCTTCCTAAGAAAGAAGGATTGTCCTTTTTTGGTGGCCTTCGGTCTAAGAATGACCAGCTCTCCCGATCTAATGTGTGTATCAATGGGAATCACATTTATCTAGAGCAACCGGAGCCCAAACATGAGGCTGTGACAAAGGACAGCACTCCAtcttcctccccatctcctcAAGGCTttaggaagaagcatttattttcatcTACAGAAAATCTGTCTTCCAGACCTTCTAAGGAattgggggaggcagggaggatgTCTCCGGACTGGCAACTCTCTGGGTCTCTCCCAAAAGATTCTTTGAAATCTCTGACTCTGCCATCCTACAGACCAGTTGTTAGTGGTGATGTGAATATGATCCCTGTGAGtatggaaactgagaaggaaagtaaGGAGAACAAGAAGCAGGAGAACAAGAAGTCTTTGCTGTCTTTGGTCACAGGAAAGAAGGATGCTCTGAAGAACAGTGAAGCTGAAAGCAGCACTCCTAGTATCTTggtaaaggagaaggaaatcatTCCTAAGGAAGCCACAGTAAAGGAAAAAGAGGCAGGACTTGTTGAAATTCCAGTGAAAGACCTTCATGAAAAGCCTGAAGAAGATTTGTCAGCCTCTGTCTCCAGACAGAGCAAATCCCTAAGCCCCACTGAGGAGGTGCCCAGGATGCAGTCTGGAGCAGAGCCTGAACCCGAGCTCAAGCCTGAACCCGAGCTCAAGCCTGAACCCGAGCTCAAGCCCGAGCCCAAGCCCGAGCCCAAGCCTGAGCCTAAGCCCAGGCCACCCGCTCTTTCTGCAAGGGGGCCCCAGACCAAAGCTGTCAAACCCAG ACTGGGAGTGTCTCCAGAGGCTCAATCCAAAACCAagcttcctccttctctttgtgattcttctcttttcttttctgccacCACTTCTGGTTCTAGCCTTGATTCCCTACCTTCTAAAATGGGgcaagacacagagacagaatccCCCAAAAgcctttctgtcctttcttctttctcacctcccaccATAGATCCTGTTTCTACCTCTACTCCAATTGAAAATTGGCCTTTTTCTCAGGGGAGCCAGGTCAGTTCTGAAGgaccttctttccttcttgcaGTGAAATCTCAAAAAGAGGGTTCAATTCAAGTTTCAAATGCTTCTTTTGGTTCCCCAGAATCACTTGATAAGCATTCTCCATTGCCTGAAGGAAATATAGTTTCTGTAGAAGAGACGGGGGAGATAGATGTAGGAAAGAGTAAGGGGAACAGGGAATCCTCAAGACACTCCCTGGACATACTGGAAGATAAAAATGATAAGCATGtcacaaaagaacaaaaagaaaagatccCAACATTTCCCCAGATTAGCCAACCAGAGTATCTCTGTCCATCTAAAGAAACCCAACAAAATAGTACTCTCAGTCAAGATAGAAGTGGGAGTGGAAAGCGTTTGATGAAAGGAAGTAAAGAATTTACATCTTCATGTGGGTCATCTTTGGAAGACCAAATCAGTGATAATGGAATGGTTTCTGCGGATGAAAGAGCTGAGTTGCctcataaaatggaagatttGGCCACAACATTTGACTCTAAAGTTGGAAAAAGCAACTTAACTGGCCTGCATGATAGAGAGGGCTGCAAGAAGATCAAGAAGCGTGTGTCCTTTTCTGAGGAGCTTTTTCTAGAAGAGgaggtagaaaaggagaaaaacaaacctCTAGAGTTGAAGTCTAAAGGTATAGTGGAGGATACATTATCTGACAGAGAACCAGaggaaattaagaagaaaaagatggcAACTGAACCAAACAGTCTTTCTTCACCTCTAAATTCAGGATCGAGGACTATTTTTGGACTCAGTCATGATGAACCAGCTTCCGTGCCTgacatctttctctcctctgttccACTTGTCAGTAGTATATTGATGCCTGAGTCTCATGGGAAGCATTCTTCAGAAGATCTAGTGATGGAATCTAGTTCAGAAAAGTCCACTCCATCATTCAGGATTGAGCGATATGAAAATTATAGTGAGAATTATCAGAGCAAAGCCAGTGATCATGAAGGCCTGCTGTCTGACCCCTTGAGAAGTCTTGACTCGGTTTCAGATCTCAGATCTCCAGTTATGGGGGATCTGAACCTGACACTTCCTTCTATTCCAGAAGTAACATCAGATGATGAGACAATAGAACAGTTGGAAGATGTCAGAATGACTCCAAACACAAAGAAttatctggaaaaggaaacaccATTTTTTGGTTCATCAGCTACGTCTTCTGAGGAGGAAAACCTGAGCCTATCAGTGGGACAGAACCCTGATGCAGGGGTATCCTCATTgtttcaagaggaagaaaatgccCTCCAAGTGGAAAAACAGGAAGATTTTGTGAACTCTTCCATATTGTCTTCAAAGAAGACCACAGCCCTGGGTGTTTGTGAACTACACCATAGGGAAGGCTTAGGTTTAGATAAAGACATCCCAGTCCTTGAGAGTTTGGAGAAGCaggaatggagggaagaggaTAACCATACTGAGGAAAGTAGCAGTCAGAGGTCATCTTCCCAGGGCTCTCCTATTTCGGGTCACTCCCTTTCTGAGAACTTTAATGCAACACACTCTTTCCCTGGCTCTCTACACTCTGACACTTATCACACAAATAGAGCAGAATCTCCCCAAAAAACATCAGCAGAGAGCTTGGCTGCTAAAGTTGAAAATTCCGACACGAGGAAGCAGCTTCTACGGGCGTGGGTTTCGCCCTCAGAGCCGCATCCATTCCCAGCTCAGCCAACTGGTGGAACAACTGTGTCTGCCAAGCACAG aACTCATCCTGTGAAACCAATGAATACCACAGCAACAAAGACCCCTCCCACCAGTTTGGGAACTGCTACCATCATCAGTGAGAACTTGCTTAATGAGGCCATTGTAAAG